A single window of Malus sylvestris chromosome 5, drMalSylv7.2, whole genome shotgun sequence DNA harbors:
- the LOC126623642 gene encoding protein TRACHEARY ELEMENT DIFFERENTIATION-RELATED 7A-like: MANPNSYYFPFFPPPPPSPGAKPPSHSTPPPPSAKPPGQSTPPLTPSARPPRPSIPPPPPSAKPPSHSTPPPPPSEKPPSQSTPPPTPSAKPPRPSIPPPPPPGAKPPSPSTPSPPHKPFIIPPPPHQPFRPPPPPHVRPPPPQLPPSPTPDNHPTVIVIVFISLGSVFFLAFLAVALLCCIKRRKKKTIQETDFIHIDKHRKIKEAIVEGPKGPQAVVLSVEDDVHIDEEIRKNETISHEGLHGKAKSSGVQSETEIVKVNEHRKVKEDIVEGLHGSKAVVLTIDDDVHIDEIIRKNERVGKGLHGNAEAVKIDEPSTSSHIGQQ; this comes from the coding sequence ATGGCCAATCCAAATAGCTACTACTTCCCATTTTTCCCTCCACCACCTCCGTCCCCGGGGGCAAAGCCTCCAAGTCACTCAACTCCACCACCTCCATCAGCAAAACCACCAGGTCAATCGACCCCACCACTAACTCCGTCAGCAAGGCCGCCACGTCCATCAATCCCACCACCACCTCCGTCAGCAAAGCCTCCAAGTCACTCAaccccaccaccacctccatcaGAAAAACCACCAAGTCAATCAACCCCACCGCCAACTCCGTCAGCAAAGCCACCACGTCCATCaatcccaccaccaccacccccgGGGGCAAAGCCTCCAAGCCCCTCAACCCCATCACCACCACATAAGCCATTTATAATACCACCACCTCCACATCAGCCATTTAGGCCACCGCCCCCACCTCACGTACGCCCTCCGCCACCGCAATTGCCACCATCACCAACCCCGGACAATCATCCCACCGTCATAGTCATTGTGTTCATATCATTAGGTTCCGTTTTCTTCCTTGCATTCCTTGCAGTTGCCCTACTCTGTTGCATCaagaggagaaagaaaaagacaatCCAAGAAACCGACTTCATTCACATCGACAAACACCGGAAGATCAAGGAAGCCATTGTCGAAGGTCCCAAGGGACCCCAAGCCGTGGTGTTGTCAGTTGAGGATGATGTCCATATCGACGAGGAGATAAGGAAGAATGAGACAATTAGTCACGAGGGTTTGCATGGAAAAGCAAAGAGTTCAGGTGTCCAATCGGAAACCGAAATCGTTAAGGTCAACGAACATCGGAAGGTGAAGGAAGACATCGTAGAAGGTCTGCATGGGTCGAAAGCTGTGGTGTTGACAATTGACGACGATGTTCATATCGACGAAATAATAAGGAAGAACGAGAGGGTTGGTAAAGGTTTGCATGGCAATGCAGAGGCGGTGAAAATTGATGAGCCTTCAACGAGTTCACATATTGGTCAGCAATAA